From the Cryptomeria japonica chromosome 2, Sugi_1.0, whole genome shotgun sequence genome, one window contains:
- the LOC131030514 gene encoding pectinesterase: MVELMALKQLVLIVLIFGSFCQSKGATSVKSACELAPDRRFCESSLYANSASSQAGPKDMSETVIKNSIAEATRIRQLIPSTSDDSQRSRALQDCSQLYDLAVDHLTDGLSELSQSSVKLRQAVDVQSFLSAALTYQVTCLDGLKEANVNLRSYSFPDRISNCSRSVSTCLALVRKYWIGGTGSVQTSVNNRRLLSDTTRVRRVDDGFLSQYGSMHNGFPSWVSRGDRRLLLQTARGVSLTGNVVTVAQNGSGNFTTITEAINAAPNKSADRFVIYVTEGVYEEYVQIPKNKYNIMLIGDGIDVTVITGNKSVVDGWTTFNSATLSTVGKGFIAMELTIENTAGAVKHQAVALRVGADLSVFYRCSFKGYQDTLYTHSLRQFYRECEIYGTVDFIFGNAAVVFQDSTLLARKPMDNQQNLFTAQGRTDPNQNTGISIQNCNVTAASDLVPVISSFPTYLGRPWKEYSRTVYMQSYLDSLVQPAGWLAWSGDFALSTLYYGEYDNNGPGAGTSERVTWAGYHVMNSTDTQNFTVTSFISGDSWLPATSVTYDGGLP; this comes from the exons ATGGTTGAACTGATGGCTCTTAAGCAACTTGTTCTGATTGTGCTGATATTTGGTTCATTTTGTCAGAGTAAAGGAGCCACCAGTGTTAAATCTGCTTGCGAGTTGGCTCCCGATCGTAGATTCTGTGAGTCCAGTCTGTATGCAAATTCAGCATCATCACAAGCAGGTCCTAAAGATATGAGTGAAACTGTTATCAAGAATAGCATAGCCGAAGCAACTCGTATTCGGCAACTTATTCCGAGCACGTCCGACGACTCTCAAAGGAGCCGGGCGTTACAAGATTGCAGCCAACTGTACGATCTGGCTGTGGACCATTTGACGGACGGTTTGTCAGAACTGTCTCAAAGCTCTGTAAAATTGAGGCAAGCAGTGGATGTTCAGAGTTTCTTGAGTGCAGCCTTGACCTACCAGGTCACCTGCCTGGACGGCCTCAAAGAAGCAAACGTCAACCTCCGATCGTATTCATTCCCCGATCGCATATCTAATTGCTCGCGCTCTGTAAGtacttgtcttgctttggtaaGAAAGTATTGGATCGGCGGCACGGGCTCTGTCCAAACGTCTGTCAACAATCGACGCCTGTTATCTGACACCACTCGAGTTCGTCGCGTGGACGATGGTTTCTTGTCTCAGTATGGATCGATGCACAACGGCTTTCCATCGTGGGTGTCTCGTGGAGACAGAAGATTACTTCTGCAAACTGCAAGAGGAGTCAGTTTAACGGGCAACGTGGTGACGGTGGCCCAGAACGGGAGCGGTAATTTCACCACAATTACTGAAGCCATCAACGCTGCTCCCAACAAAAGCGCAGACAGGTTCGTGATCTATGTTACCGAAGGAGTGTACGAGGAATACGTACAGATTCCCAAAAACAAATACAATATTATGCTAATCGGAGACGGAATAGATGTCACCGTGATTACTGGGAATAAAAGCGTTGTGGATGGATGGACTACATTTAATTCGGCAACACTTT CCACAGTTGGGAAAGGTTTTATTGCAATGGAGCTGACGATTGAGAACACGGCAGGGGCAGTGAAACATCAGGCGGTTGCTCTACGAGTGGGAGCAGATCTCTCGGTTTTCTATCGGTGCAGTTTCAAGGGATACCAAGACACTCTCTACACACATTCACTTCGCCAATTCTACAGAGAATGCGAGATATACGGCACAGTGGATTTTATCTTCGGCAACGCCGCAGTAGTTTTTCAGGACTCCACTCTTCTTGCACGGAAACCAATGGACAACCAGCAGAATCTTTTCACTGCTCAAGGTAGAACAGATCCAAATCAAAATACTGGAATTTCCATTCAAAATTGTAATGTTACAGCTGCGTCGGATCTAGTTCCTGTTATCAGCTCTTTCCCCACATACCTGGGTAGGCCATGGAAGGAGTACTCTCGTACTGTTTACATGCAGTCCTATTTAGACAGTTTAGTCCAGCCTGCTGGGTGGTTAGCATGGTCTGGAGACTTTGCCCTAAGCACGTTATACTATGGAGAATATGACAACAACGGACCCGGGGCCGGTACTTCAGAGCGAGTTACATGGGCTGGTTATCATGTGATGAACAGCACTGATACTCAAAATTTCACTGTAACTTCTTTCATCTCCGGCGACTCATGGTTACCAGCAACATCAGTAACCTACGATGGAGGCTTGCCTTAA